GAAGACCGAGAAGGCCGCCAAGTCCAAGTAAAGCTGGAGACTCGCTGAGTGCTGGAAACCAGCCCCCAAAaggctcttttaagagccaAACACTCCCAAGATAAAGAGCTCTGGTCCTCATGTCTCTAatgcaccaacaacaacaaaaactgcAATAAGAGAAATGGCTGGTACTTCtgttataaataaacaaaaggaTTAGTAGGCTTTGactgtaaaaataataaataaataaaaagtgctACAAACTGGCTTTACTATTTCACTAGACCATAATAGTGATTGGGATGATATTAAGTTAATAAAGACAATACATGAAGAGGGGAAAGTTAAGATGTAGGCTAACCATCCAGAACATTCTGTAGATCAGTGATTCCCAAACCTTTTCATTTCacatcaaggacccctaaactgacatgAATTAGACCATGGATCCCCATTTGATAGGAtgtttttagaatttttgtttttgtttttaacacatggtgtatgaaacccatgaccaaaaatATCATAGGCCTACATTCTGGCATTATGTTGCTTATGAATGGAATCATAGTGTCAGAAAGTTATAAATATCAAAGTGGGGCGGAATAGGGACAaacttcataaaaaaatatttatgtagCCTTGCCTCACTCTGATGGAAAAGTGAAGTGACTGTTGTGGAGCAGTGAAGTCAACCCCCATCCCTGTCCTGCTGGGAGAGATGTTACTAGATATAAGGAAGCAGTTAAAGGTGTAATGTCTAGCCACATTGTGCCAAATTAATAACAGCGGGGCAAGAATACAGTTACGCAAACTTCAActaaactgctgaaactcttAGAGCCGATCACTGCTATCTTGTAACCTTCACATGTGGCGTCGGCCTATAGTTTCGGTTAGccaatctttgtgtttttgtgccacTAACCGGGGGCTGTACACTCAGTGTACGTTTTGATAGATGTTTTATTGGATTAACCTTTTCCATCGACccatttttgtcctttttagggggagatagcaggtcggcagtatatgtcacatagaagtggtgtacatcatgtgaaagctgggaacctaaaGAATATTTGACATGCAGCTCAGCGCTGTGTGTCCTGTTGTTCTAGTCatcatgaattaaaataaattgtgaagcTGTATAAGGGCTCAGAACATTATGACCTAACTGGCGAGGGCTAGAGTCTTGGCACACTCAAGTATCACACATGAGGTATCCAGAATaagggacagagacagatatttacaccaaaaaaaaaggactttaTTTTTGATGATCTTCCCCTTTAATATCATCAAATGGTGGATCTTCAGTAGAGACACAAAAAGAGGGAGATGCAGGTCAGAAAACAGCATTGCACATGCATCTACTCAATAATCCTGATTATCAAATCAAAGACATAACATGTAAACACAGACACTAATTAGTGATAAGGTGAACAAAGGAACACATGGATACTCACTCTAGACGACAGACTTGATGGGAACAGGTCTGACTGGTAGCAGGCAAACAGAGTAATGttcttcctcctcacctcctagTTATAGGAGCACTGGTTGTGAGCAGAGTGAGCTCAGCCTGTGGCTCATGAGGGTGATGGCAGACATGAAACAATCTCTAAcaatagaagtatatgatggccattccaaTGCGCTattgtctcataagttgttgcagcaatttggTGCAAAATTCAATCATTTTTTAACCACTCGAGAATCAATAATcgctccaaaataccacattaaggcaccgagaccttgaggaacaccatagaaaaaacttttgacatttggagatttctgcaagaattgcatttttcgccAATTGGATGACGAGCACTTCGgttgaccatgccagtttttcctcaccaaaatttagccttaCATATTAGCATTATTTACTGttcttcttgacaagctagcatgacatggttggtaacaatgtattccttaggtttttttagtttcataatACCAGTATACTCTAGCTACCGTCTTCTCTCTGAGCCCGGAACAACCTCCGacagacagaatagcagccaggTCCGCCGGCGGGCTGTCGGGTTGTTAATGGCTTAATCTAATCACTAGATATCCCTTTCCAATGTCATGTAAATTTCAAGTTCCAAGCCCCAAATTCAGAATAAACCACATACATgcattattaaatcatttaataaGAAAACACGGTTAAATCAGTCTTAACTATTTCCATTTAAAGAACTTAATAGCAAACATAGGAGAAAATGGGTTATGTTTTCAAAGTAATCATTGGACATTGTAAAGTAGAAAAACTATGAGCTGAGCAGTTATTGGTTAAGGAGTCTCTCAGCTCTCTGACGGTGGGGGCGCGGCCCTGCGCACAGCCTTGGCCAGGGCTTTTTGGATGACCGGGTACAGTTTATAGCATCCCTCGATGCAGGTCCGAACCCCGGCTGTCAGAGTCTCTTCACTCATTTCTCCATCTGACTACAGCCCAGAGATCTGGTTCAGGCTGGGGAGGAACGCGACAGTCAGACCGCCCTGGTTCTCACCGCTGACTGAGCTGCAGCTGCTTTCCTCTGTGTAAGAAGGGTCAACCACATAAGAGGCGCCGTCCTGGCGTATGGAACAACCGAGCACCAGGTCGTACATCTCGATCCCGGCGTCCGCGAGAGCGAGAGAAGCGCACGTGACTGCGTGAGCCAGAACCGAGCCGCTGTTCTCGAGGACCATCACGTTGACCTCGATCTGAGAGCGGGGGTATTTGTGGAGGCACACGGCTGGCTGCAGGCTCTCGTGTAGCATCAAGGAGAGGTCCTTTTCCTGGCTCCCCTGAATCCAGGCGCCCCTCTCCAGGCAGGAAAACGGAGCGAAACGCATGTCAGTAGTCAACCTGgagacacagagaaatacaGTTTTGTTGTCTTCATAATCACTTCCTGTAGTAACTtacgcagacacacaaacaacagtGTCCACATAATGTGTAAGTAGTGATGCAGATGCTTGAGGGTGAACACAGCTAAACATGATTCAAAATGGTATTAAAGAAGATGTTACAGGTTATGTCCActtttaaaagagaaaaatatgtttttctcaacttcatttttgtttatagtGGTGATTCTGGTGGTGTTTCATTCATTTACAGCACTCCGTGATACTCCTCATAGCATATTAATACAACAATACCTCTAAAGCTCATCACAGGGATATTAGCTTTGGTGAGTTTATAATCAATGGACCTGctaataaatatttttgttgCCAGACAGCAATGGCTATAACAGCAGGGCCAGTGTGCATTCATGCAATATGTGCTCAGGAAATAATATAGCCAGAAGCTCTTTTTGGCCTTgtaataaactggggaaaaaaagttcagaaacttgtgtttggtggattatttctctgttgttacaatgctaattgacattgtattttacatggttggaaagcctgtttatttaccttcacaatgatgtccaacttgtaaggatcatgcatttgtgggatgagcagcacagctgattatgtgggtagcacccaagaaaaaattgccaaaatgctctgtcaatggtaaacagtgtattctcctgttggttttcactcttgttgtgagttgtttggtggattgaatgattgaactctctatcagtaacaaggaacaaacgagacatattggcaattttacactttattcatttaatacaccgtcaggagcctcagtagcgggtggaagatccatacgcagccacaacagcctggcacctcctcctcatgctggtcaccaacctggtcacacgttgctgtgggatggcgttccattcctcaaccaggattcgttgtaggtcagccagcgtggttgtgttggtcactctaacacgtacagcacgcccaagcaaGTGTTcagttgggttgaggtctgacattcccccacatgtttaGGTTCCATTGTCTATGTTGTcaacaccagcgcaaacgggcctgacggtgaagggcagtcattgcaggcttcctggtagccttatgacaatacactgtttaccattggcagagcattttggcaaatttttcttgggcgttacccacataatcagctgtgctgctcatcccacaa
The nucleotide sequence above comes from Sebastes fasciatus isolate fSebFas1 chromosome 4, fSebFas1.pri, whole genome shotgun sequence. Encoded proteins:
- the LOC141765799 gene encoding exosome complex component MTR3-like, with product MPTDTKRIRGPEVSQSPYLFVGKPAAVSLPSHGASGARLDGRQRDQVDVRPVFVRCGLVSQAKGSAYIEAGNTKLMCCVYGPREMERKDETDMKCGRLTTDMRFAPFSCLERGAWIQGSQEKDLSLMLHESLQPAVCLHKYPRSQIEVNVMVLENSGSVLAHAVTCASLALADAGIEMYDLVLGCSIRQDGASYVVDPSYTEESSCSSVSGENQGGLTVAFLPSLNQISGL